Proteins from a genomic interval of Helicobacter pylori Shi112:
- a CDS encoding class I SAM-dependent methyltransferase produces the protein MEGFLYQLDIKTLGQVFTPKNIVDFMLTLKHNHGSVLEPSAGDGSFLKRLKKAVGIEIDPKICPKNALCMDFFDYPLENQFDTIIGNPPYVKHKDIAPSAKEKLNYSLFDERSNLYLFFIEKAIKHLKPKGELIFITPRDFLKSTSSVKLNELIYKEGTITHFFELGDQKVFPNAMPNCVIFRFCKGNFSRITNDCLQFVCKKGILYFLNQSYTQKLSEVFKVKVGAVSGCDKIFKNEKYGNLEFVTSITKRTNVLEKMVFVNKPNDYLLQHKDSLMQRKIKKFNEANWFEWGRMHHISPKKRIYVNTKTRQKNPFFIHQCPNYDGSILALFPYNQNLDLQKLCDKLNAINWQELGFVCDGRFLFSQRSLENALLPKDFLNEDKTC, from the coding sequence TTGGAGGGTTTTTTGTATCAATTAGACATTAAAACTTTAGGGCAGGTTTTCACCCCTAAAAATATAGTGGATTTCATGCTCACTCTCAAACACAATCATGGGAGTGTTTTAGAGCCAAGCGCGGGCGATGGGAGTTTTTTAAAGCGCTTAAAAAAGGCTGTAGGGATTGAAATCGATCCTAAAATCTGCCCTAAAAATGCCCTTTGCATGGACTTTTTTGACTACCCTTTAGAAAATCAATTTGACACCATTATTGGCAACCCGCCCTATGTCAAACACAAGGATATTGCGCCAAGCGCTAAAGAAAAACTCAATTACAGCCTTTTTGATGAAAGGAGTAATCTGTACTTGTTTTTCATAGAAAAAGCGATCAAGCATTTAAAACCTAAAGGCGAATTGATTTTCATCACCCCAAGGGATTTTTTAAAATCCACTTCCAGCGTGAAATTAAACGAATTGATTTACAAAGAAGGCACGATAACGCATTTTTTTGAATTAGGCGATCAAAAGGTTTTCCCAAACGCCATGCCTAATTGCGTGATTTTTCGTTTTTGTAAGGGCAATTTCAGTAGAATCACCAACGATTGTTTGCAATTCGTGTGCAAAAAAGGCATTTTATATTTCCTCAACCAATCTTACACGCAAAAATTAAGCGAGGTTTTTAAGGTTAAAGTGGGGGCAGTGAGTGGGTGCGATAAGATTTTTAAAAATGAAAAATACGGGAATTTAGAATTTGTCACCTCAATCACGAAAAGAACCAATGTTTTAGAAAAAATGGTTTTTGTCAATAAGCCTAATGATTATTTACTCCAGCATAAAGACAGCCTGATGCAAAGAAAGATCAAAAAATTCAATGAAGCCAACTGGTTTGAATGGGGTAGAATGCATCACATATCCCCTAAAAAACGCATTTATGTCAACACTAAAACGCGCCAAAAAAACCCCTTTTTTATCCACCAATGCCCTAATTATGACGGCTCTATTTTAGCGCTATTCCCTTATAACCAAAACCTGGATTTACAAAAACTCTGCGATAAACTCAACGCTATCAACTGGCAAGAATTAGGCTTTGTGTGCGATGGGCGTTTTTTGTTTTCGCAGCGCTCTTTAGAAAACGCGCTTTTGCCTAAAGACTTTTTAAATGAGGATAAAACTTGTTAG
- the hofG gene encoding outer membrane beta-barrel protein HofG, translating to MRQEKYFLTSSLSLLSFLLCPAEAFDYRFSGRVENFSKIGFNNSQINTKKGIYPTESFIDIVTLAQVKVNLLPKGTENHRLSVSLGGAIAAIPYDKTKNDINQANGKIFGSIVENFIGGYHGYFFNKYLGPAYAGTSQSASYHARPYVVDTAFLRYDYKDVFGFKAGRYEANIDFMSGSNQGWEVYYQPYKTETQRLRFWWWSSFGRGLAFNSWIYEFFATVPYLKKGGNPNNSNDFINYGWHGITTTYSYKGLDAQFFYYFSPKTYNAPGFKLVYDTNRNFENVGFRSQSMIMTTFPLYYRGWYNPETKTYSLEDSTPHGSLLGRNGVTLNIRQVFWWDNFNWSIGFYNTFGNSDAFLGSHTMPRGNNTSYIGNEISVTTRHAGMIGYDFWDNTAYDGLADAITNANTFTFYTSVGGIHKRFAWHVFGRISHANKNALGQVGRANEYSLQFNASYAFTESILLNFRITYYGARINKGYQAGYFGTPKFNNPDFSANYQDRSYMMTNLTLKF from the coding sequence GTGAGGCAAGAAAAGTATTTTTTGACTTCTTCTTTATCGCTTTTATCGTTTTTATTATGTCCTGCAGAAGCTTTTGATTATCGCTTTAGCGGTCGTGTGGAGAACTTTTCTAAGATTGGTTTTAACAATTCTCAAATCAATACTAAAAAAGGGATTTATCCTACTGAAAGTTTTATAGATATTGTAACTTTAGCGCAAGTCAAAGTCAATTTACTCCCTAAAGGCACCGAAAACCATAGGCTCTCTGTCTCTTTGGGTGGGGCGATTGCAGCCATTCCTTATGATAAGACTAAGAACGATATTAACCAAGCTAACGGGAAGATTTTTGGCTCAATTGTAGAGAATTTCATTGGGGGCTATCATGGATACTTTTTTAATAAGTATCTTGGCCCTGCTTATGCGGGGACTTCTCAATCAGCGAGCTATCATGCAAGGCCTTATGTGGTGGATACCGCTTTTTTACGATACGATTACAAAGATGTTTTTGGGTTTAAGGCGGGGCGTTATGAAGCGAATATTGATTTTATGAGCGGTTCCAATCAAGGGTGGGAAGTGTATTATCAGCCCTATAAGACTGAAACGCAAAGGTTAAGATTTTGGTGGTGGAGTTCTTTTGGTAGGGGTTTAGCGTTCAACTCTTGGATTTATGAGTTTTTTGCGACAGTGCCTTATTTGAAAAAGGGAGGCAATCCTAATAACAGCAACGATTTCATCAATTATGGCTGGCATGGGATCACCACGACTTATTCTTATAAAGGTTTAGACGCTCAATTTTTTTATTATTTTTCCCCTAAAACTTATAACGCTCCTGGTTTTAAGCTGGTCTATGACACGAATAGGAATTTTGAAAATGTAGGCTTTCGCTCTCAAAGCATGATAATGACAACCTTTCCTTTATACTATAGGGGGTGGTATAACCCAGAGACAAAAACTTATAGTTTAGAAGACAGCACGCCTCATGGCTCGTTGTTAGGGAGGAATGGCGTTACTTTAAATATCCGCCAGGTTTTTTGGTGGGATAATTTCAACTGGTCCATTGGCTTTTATAACACCTTTGGCAATTCAGACGCTTTTTTAGGCTCTCACACGATGCCAAGGGGTAATAACACTTCCTATATCGGTAATGAAATCTCCGTAACGACTAGGCATGCCGGAATGATTGGCTATGATTTTTGGGATAATACGGCTTATGATGGGCTGGCTGATGCGATCACTAACGCTAACACTTTCACTTTTTACACTTCTGTTGGAGGGATCCATAAGCGTTTTGCATGGCATGTTTTTGGGCGTATCTCTCATGCGAATAAAAATGCGTTAGGGCAAGTGGGGAGGGCTAATGAATACTCCTTGCAATTCAATGCGAGCTATGCATTCACTGAATCGATCCTTCTTAACTTTAGGATCACTTATTATGGGGCTAGGATCAATAAAGGCTATCAAGCGGGGTATTTTGGAACGCCCAAATTCAATAACCCCGATTTTAGCGCTAATTACCAAGACAGAAGTTACATGATGACCAACCTCACGCTGAAGTTTTGA
- the alpB gene encoding Hop family adhesin AlpB, with translation MKQNLKPFKMIKENLMTQSQKVRFLAPLSLALSLSFNQVGAEEDGGFMTFGYELGQVVQQVKNPGKIKAEELAGLLNSTTTNNTNINIAGTGGNVAGTLGNLFMNQLGNLIDLYPTLNTASIHQCGSGSGSTSGTTAAATNNSPCFQGNLSLYNEMVSSIKTLSQDLKNNIFQGNNNTTSANLSNQLSNLNTASVYLAYMNSFLNANNQAGGIFQNNTSQVYGNGVTAQQIAYVLKQASITMGPSGNGGAAGAFLDAALAQHVFNSANAGNDLSAKEFTSLVQNIVNTSQNALTLANNANISNSTGYQVSYGGNIDQTHSTQLLNNTTNTLAKVSALNNELKANPWLGNFAAGNSSQVNAFNGFITKIGYKQFFGENKNVGLRYYGFFSYNGAGVGNGPTYNQVNLLTYGVGTDVLYNVFSRSFGSRSLNAGFFGGIQLAGDTYISTLKNSPQLASRPTATKFQFLFDVGLRMNFGILKKDLKSHNQHSIEIGVQIPTIYNTYYKAGGAEVKYFRPYSVYWVYGYAF, from the coding sequence ATGAAACAAAATTTAAAGCCATTCAAAATGATTAAGGAAAATTTAATGACACAATCTCAAAAAGTAAGATTCTTAGCCCCTTTAAGCCTAGCGTTGAGTTTGAGCTTCAATCAAGTGGGCGCTGAAGAAGATGGGGGCTTTATGACCTTTGGGTATGAATTAGGTCAGGTGGTCCAACAAGTGAAAAACCCGGGTAAAATCAAAGCCGAAGAATTAGCCGGCTTGTTAAACTCTACCACGACAAACAACACCAATATCAATATTGCAGGCACAGGAGGCAATGTCGCCGGGACTTTAGGCAACCTCTTCATGAACCAATTAGGCAATTTGATTGATTTGTATCCTACTTTGAATACTGCTAGTATTCATCAATGTGGTAGTGGTAGTGGTAGCACTAGTGGCACTACTGCTGCTGCTACTAATAATTCTCCTTGTTTCCAAGGTAACCTGAGTCTTTATAACGAAATGGTTAGCTCTATCAAAACTTTGAGTCAAGACCTCAAAAACAATATCTTTCAAGGCAACAACAACACCACGAGCGCGAACCTCTCCAACCAGCTCAGTAATCTTAACACTGCCAGCGTTTATTTGGCTTACATGAACTCGTTCTTAAACGCCAATAACCAAGCGGGTGGGATTTTTCAAAACAACACCAGTCAAGTTTATGGGAATGGTGTTACCGCTCAACAAATCGCTTATGTCCTAAAGCAAGCTTCAATCACTATGGGGCCAAGCGGTAATGGCGGGGCTGCCGGTGCGTTTTTGGACGCCGCTTTAGCGCAGCATGTTTTCAACTCTGCTAACGCTGGGAATGATTTGAGCGCTAAGGAATTCACTAGCTTGGTGCAAAATATCGTCAATACTTCTCAAAACGCTTTAACGCTAGCCAACAACGCTAACATCAGCAATTCAACAGGCTATCAAGTGAGCTATGGCGGGAATATTGATCAAACGCACTCTACCCAGCTATTAAACAACACCACAAACACTTTGGCTAAAGTTAGCGCTTTGAATAACGAGCTTAAAGCTAACCCATGGCTTGGGAATTTCGCTGCCGGTAACAGCTCTCAAGTGAATGCGTTTAACGGGTTTATCACTAAAATCGGTTATAAGCAATTCTTTGGAGAAAACAAGAATGTGGGCTTACGCTACTACGGCTTCTTCAGCTATAACGGCGCGGGCGTGGGTAATGGCCCTACTTACAATCAAGTCAATTTGCTCACTTATGGGGTGGGGACTGATGTGCTTTACAATGTGTTTAGCCGCTCTTTTGGTAGCCGAAGTCTTAATGCGGGCTTCTTTGGGGGGATCCAACTCGCAGGGGATACTTACATCAGCACGCTAAAAAATAGCCCTCAGCTTGCGAGCAGGCCTACAGCGACAAAATTCCAATTCTTGTTTGATGTGGGGTTACGCATGAACTTTGGTATCTTGAAAAAAGACTTGAAAAGCCATAACCAGCATTCTATAGAAATCGGTGTGCAAATCCCTACGATTTACAACACTTATTATAAAGCTGGCGGCGCTGAAGTGAAATACTTCCGCCCTTATAGCGTGTATTGGGTCTATGGCTACGCCTTCTAA
- the alpA gene encoding Hop family adhesin AlpA → MIKKNRTLFLSLALCASISYAEDDGGFFTVGYQLGQVMQDVQNPGGTKRDELARELNADTTNNILNNNTGGNVAGALSNAFSQYLYSLLGAYPEKLNGNDVSANALLGGAVGSGTCAAAGTAGGNSLNTQSACTAAGYYWLPSLSDRVLSTIGSQTNYGTNTNFPNMQQQLTYLNAANVFFNAMNKALETKNGTNGASGATGSNGQTYSQDAIKYLQGQQNILNNAANLLKQDELLLEAFNSAVAANIGNKEFNSAVFTGLVQGIIDQSQKVYNELNKNPISGSAVNNAGIDNNQANAVQGRANQLSNALYNAQVTLDKINALNNQVRSMPYLPQFRAGNSRSTNILNGFYTKVGYKQFFGKKRNIGLRYYGFFSYNGASVGFRSTQNNVGLYTYGVGTDVLYNIFSRSYQNRSVDMGFFSGIQLAGETVQSTLRDDPNVKLHGKVNNTHFQFLFDFGMRMNFGKLGGKSNRHNQHTVEFGVVVPTIYNTYYKSAGTTVKYFRPYSVYWSYGYSF, encoded by the coding sequence ATGATAAAGAAAAATAGAACGCTGTTTCTTAGTCTAGCCCTTTGCGCTAGCATAAGTTATGCCGAAGATGATGGAGGGTTTTTCACCGTCGGTTATCAGCTCGGGCAAGTCATGCAAGATGTCCAAAACCCAGGCGGCACTAAAAGAGACGAACTCGCAAGAGAGCTTAACGCTGATACAACGAACAACATTTTAAACAACAACACCGGAGGCAATGTCGCAGGGGCGTTGAGTAACGCTTTCTCCCAATACCTTTATTCGCTTTTAGGAGCGTATCCAGAGAAACTCAATGGTAACGATGTGTCTGCGAACGCTCTTTTAGGGGGTGCGGTAGGCAGTGGGACTTGCGCGGCTGCAGGGACGGCTGGTGGCAATTCTCTTAACACTCAAAGCGCTTGCACCGCTGCGGGCTATTATTGGCTCCCTAGCCTTTCTGATAGGGTTTTAAGCACGATCGGCAGCCAGACTAACTACGGCACGAACACCAATTTCCCCAACATGCAACAACAGCTCACCTACTTGAATGCGGCGAATGTGTTTTTTAATGCGATGAATAAGGCTTTGGAGACCAAAAATGGAACTAATGGAGCTAGTGGTGCGACTGGTTCAAATGGTCAAACTTACTCTCAAGACGCTATTAAATACCTTCAAGGCCAACAAAATATTCTCAATAACGCAGCTAACTTGCTCAAGCAAGATGAATTGCTTTTAGAAGCTTTCAACTCTGCCGTAGCCGCCAACATTGGGAATAAGGAATTCAATTCAGCCGTTTTTACAGGTTTGGTGCAAGGCATTATTGATCAATCCCAAAAAGTTTATAACGAACTCAATAAAAACCCCATTAGCGGGAGCGCGGTTAATAACGCTGGGATAGATAACAACCAAGCTAACGCTGTGCAAGGGCGCGCTAATCAGCTCTCTAACGCTCTTTATAACGCGCAAGTAACTTTGGATAAAATCAATGCGCTCAACAATCAGGTTAGGAGCATGCCCTACTTGCCCCAATTCAGGGCCGGGAACAGCCGTTCAACGAATATTTTAAACGGGTTTTACACTAAAGTGGGCTATAAGCAATTCTTCGGGAAGAAAAGGAATATCGGTTTGCGCTATTATGGTTTCTTTTCTTATAACGGAGCGAGCGTGGGCTTTAGATCCACTCAAAATAATGTAGGGTTATACACTTATGGGGTGGGGACTGATGTGTTGTATAACATCTTTAGCCGCTCCTATCAAAACCGCTCTGTGGATATGGGCTTTTTTAGCGGTATCCAATTAGCCGGTGAGACCGTCCAATCCACGCTCAGAGATGACCCCAATGTGAAATTGCATGGGAAAGTCAATAACACGCACTTCCAGTTCCTCTTTGACTTTGGTATGCGGATGAACTTCGGTAAGTTGGGTGGGAAATCCAACCGCCACAACCAGCACACGGTGGAATTTGGCGTAGTGGTGCCTACGATTTATAACACTTATTACAAATCAGCAGGGACTACCGTGAAGTATTTCCGTCCTTATAGCGTTTATTGGTCTTATGGGTATTCATTCTAA
- a CDS encoding flagellar hook protein FlgE, whose product MNDTLLNAYSGIKTHQFGIDSLSNNIANVNTLGYRSNDPEFKTLFSSHLDALNAKSVVANDRNYGVTGSGNVLSNKDGEYMPSEGEFHMAYQGKGWFVIGPNKNGEMTINKDGFSKKQDNFLTRAGNFARDADGYLVTPEGYYVYGIDLKKIKDGTLNSTARDEDIEKLHGNTLSPLQIPQDLTYQPVLSTKVGISVNLNPKDHLKGVQDFFLNDKGEIIKERFLNQDINALANDDNEPIDAITNRKLNISIQKEDGKKEDLVFTYGDAEKGENQFKTLGDLQKLFKEKTGLDLNLIKSEKDAKSPPLLLEIANPSQTPITFSLSGGIADKLGLNANGMELKKGISRDSVAIKIPYYSTEVDIYDKAGDKYLLQSEYYMTNSNDPTSSPTSKRKNQTWEVKSYIVDPKNKTPINDPTWEIVGFDSATHKMKSAPMTLDFKGNKLTYSLDKSENHDSSDLSYQDSKLLEASQDGKPRGIFRDMRIEENGVISLAFSNGVVEPVARIGILAFTNDQGLRKIGGNLYEMQEGTINGENRPLSGNPILGWDEEGKLKFGKIRHKYLETSNVNAGNALTNLILMQRGYSMNARAFGAGDDMIKEAISLKK is encoded by the coding sequence ATGAACGACACCTTATTAAACGCTTACAGCGGGATTAAGACCCACCAGTTTGGCATTGACAGCCTTTCAAACAATATCGCCAATGTCAATACTTTAGGCTATCGCTCCAACGATCCGGAGTTTAAGACCCTATTTTCTTCGCATTTAGACGCTTTGAACGCCAAATCCGTTGTGGCTAATGACCGAAATTACGGCGTTACAGGCTCAGGCAATGTCCTTTCTAATAAAGACGGGGAATACATGCCAAGCGAGGGGGAATTCCACATGGCGTATCAAGGCAAGGGCTGGTTTGTGATAGGGCCCAATAAAAATGGGGAAATGACCATCAATAAAGACGGCTTTAGCAAAAAACAGGATAATTTCCTCACGCGCGCCGGTAATTTCGCCAGGGACGCTGATGGCTATTTAGTAACCCCTGAGGGCTATTATGTTTATGGCATTGATTTGAAAAAAATCAAAGACGGCACGCTCAATTCCACCGCTAGAGATGAAGACATTGAAAAATTGCATGGCAACACCCTTTCGCCCTTACAAATCCCCCAAGATTTGACTTACCAGCCCGTGCTTAGCACGAAAGTGGGTATTAGCGTGAATCTAAACCCTAAAGACCATTTAAAAGGCGTGCAAGATTTTTTCTTAAACGACAAGGGCGAGATCATTAAAGAGCGTTTTTTAAACCAGGATATTAACGCTTTAGCGAATGACGATAACGAGCCAATAGATGCGATCACCAATCGTAAATTAAACATCAGTATCCAAAAAGAAGATGGCAAAAAAGAGGATTTGGTTTTCACTTATGGGGACGCTGAAAAGGGCGAAAACCAATTCAAAACTTTAGGCGATTTGCAAAAACTCTTTAAAGAAAAAACCGGGCTAGACTTGAATCTCATCAAAAGCGAAAAAGACGCCAAAAGCCCACCCCTTTTATTAGAGATCGCTAATCCTAGCCAAACGCCTATCACCTTTAGCTTGAGCGGGGGCATTGCGGATAAATTGGGCTTGAATGCGAACGGGATGGAACTAAAAAAGGGCATCAGCAGGGATTCAGTAGCGATTAAAATCCCTTATTACAGCACAGAAGTGGATATTTATGATAAAGCCGGGGATAAATACTTGCTCCAAAGCGAATATTACATGACCAATTCCAACGATCCCACATCAAGCCCCACGAGTAAAAGGAAAAACCAAACTTGGGAAGTGAAAAGCTACATCGTGGATCCCAAAAACAAAACCCCTATCAATGATCCTACTTGGGAAATTGTCGGCTTTGATTCAGCCACGCACAAAATGAAATCCGCCCCCATGACTTTGGATTTTAAAGGCAATAAGCTCACCTATTCTTTAGATAAAAGCGAAAACCATGATTCTAGCGATTTGTCTTACCAAGACTCCAAACTCTTAGAAGCGAGCCAAGACGGCAAGCCTAGGGGCATTTTTAGAGACATGCGCATTGAAGAAAATGGCGTGATTTCTCTAGCCTTTAGTAACGGGGTGGTAGAGCCAGTCGCTCGCATCGGTATTTTAGCTTTCACTAACGATCAAGGCTTGAGAAAAATCGGCGGTAACCTCTATGAAATGCAAGAAGGCACCATTAATGGCGAAAACAGACCCCTAAGCGGTAACCCCATTTTAGGGTGGGACGAAGAGGGCAAGCTCAAGTTTGGGAAAATCAGGCACAAATATTTAGAAACGAGCAACGTGAATGCCGGGAACGCCCTAACCAATCTCATTTTAATGCAAAGAGGCTATTCTATGAACGCTAGAGCCTTTGGCGCGGGCGATGACATGATTAAAGAAGCCATTAGCTTGAAAAAATAA
- a CDS encoding ATP-dependent helicase — protein sequence MLETLQLNPEQLKAVKALKGYNLVIASAGTGKTSTIVGRILYLLDNGIKPEEILLLTFTNKASNEMIARVAKYSKLSSKIEAGTFHAVAYRYLKEHYPNLSLKQPKELKKLLESIVDTKNALTDDDKKPYTSQHLYALYSLYTNALKQEDFSAWLSNKNPEHTPYAAFYENILDEFENTKKKHNYIDYNDLLLLFKQAMLERPSPYKEVLCDEFQDTNPLQESILDAINPPSLFCVGDYDQSIYAFNGADISIISNFTQKYKNAQVFTLTKNYRSSKEILDLANQVIQHNERIYPKNLEVVKSGHFNKPALLNYNDNIAQCQDIAKRIVMRKNFKEVAVIFRNNASADQLEAALRSHNVPSKRKGSASFFESKEVALALDICTLIFNPKDIMAAIHVLSHISDIGSNTAKDIHEALMLLGNGDLKLALTHPNKEAKIYTKKKEITSMGLFEEIFALENSSRFNSVIDKAFHSHPVLMHPKISLNGAKMLSDFFILYTKTPTHSPSALIKHILESVFFQTFKTRLLKERSKNKDGSYNEFKKLQAQKRFNEKMDLLSSLAKNYQNLGRFLNGTLIGSSEATQGEGVNLLSVHASKGLEFKDVYIIDLMEGRFPNHKLMNTGGGIEEERRLFYVAITRAKENLWLSYAKNELRENAKPKEHKPSVFLYEAGLLKPDLK from the coding sequence TTGTTAGAAACTTTGCAATTAAACCCCGAGCAACTAAAAGCGGTCAAGGCTTTGAAAGGGTATAATTTAGTGATTGCGAGCGCTGGCACAGGAAAGACTTCTACGATTGTGGGGCGCATTTTATACCTGCTTGATAACGGCATCAAGCCTGAAGAAATCTTGCTTTTGACTTTCACCAATAAAGCGAGTAATGAAATGATCGCTAGGGTGGCTAAATATTCCAAGTTAAGCTCCAAAATTGAAGCGGGCACTTTCCATGCAGTGGCGTATCGCTATTTGAAAGAGCATTACCCCAATTTAAGCCTAAAGCAACCTAAAGAATTGAAAAAACTTTTAGAAAGCATTGTGGACACTAAAAACGCGCTAACAGATGACGATAAAAAGCCCTACACTTCGCAACATCTCTACGCCCTCTATTCTCTTTATACCAACGCTCTAAAACAAGAAGATTTTAGCGCATGGCTTTCTAATAAAAACCCTGAACACACGCCATACGCCGCCTTTTATGAAAACATTTTAGACGAATTTGAAAACACTAAAAAAAAGCATAATTATATTGACTATAACGACTTACTGCTGTTATTTAAACAAGCGATGCTAGAAAGACCTAGCCCTTATAAAGAAGTGCTTTGCGATGAGTTTCAAGACACTAACCCCTTACAAGAATCCATTTTAGACGCTATCAACCCTCCCAGTTTGTTTTGCGTGGGCGATTACGATCAGAGCATTTACGCTTTTAATGGGGCGGATATTTCTATCATTTCTAATTTCACTCAAAAATACAAAAACGCCCAGGTTTTTACGCTCACCAAAAACTACCGCTCTTCTAAAGAGATTTTAGATCTCGCTAATCAAGTGATACAACACAACGAGCGCATTTACCCTAAAAATTTAGAAGTGGTGAAATCAGGGCATTTCAATAAGCCCGCGCTTTTAAATTACAACGACAATATCGCGCAATGCCAAGACATCGCTAAACGCATTGTCATGCGAAAGAATTTTAAAGAAGTGGCAGTGATTTTTAGGAATAACGCGAGCGCGGATCAATTAGAAGCCGCTTTAAGATCCCACAATGTGCCAAGCAAAAGAAAAGGGAGCGCAAGCTTCTTTGAATCCAAAGAAGTGGCGTTAGCGTTAGACATTTGCACGCTCATCTTTAACCCTAAAGACATTATGGCAGCAATCCATGTTTTAAGCCATATCAGCGATATTGGCTCTAACACCGCTAAAGACATTCATGAGGCCTTAATGCTTTTAGGCAATGGCGATCTCAAACTAGCCCTAACCCACCCTAATAAAGAAGCCAAAATTTACACCAAGAAAAAAGAAATCACCTCTATGGGGCTTTTTGAAGAAATTTTTGCTTTAGAAAACAGCTCAAGGTTTAATAGCGTGATAGATAAAGCGTTCCATTCGCACCCGGTGTTGATGCACCCTAAAATCTCACTCAATGGGGCTAAAATGCTTAGCGATTTTTTCATTCTTTATACCAAAACCCCTACCCATTCCCCTAGCGCTTTAATCAAACACATTTTAGAAAGCGTGTTTTTTCAAACCTTTAAAACACGCCTTTTAAAAGAGCGCTCCAAAAATAAGGACGGCTCTTATAACGAATTTAAAAAACTCCAAGCGCAAAAACGCTTCAATGAAAAAATGGATTTGCTGAGTTCTTTGGCGAAAAATTACCAGAATTTAGGGCGTTTTTTAAACGGCACTTTAATAGGCTCTAGTGAAGCCACGCAAGGCGAGGGCGTGAATCTATTGAGCGTGCATGCTTCTAAAGGCTTGGAATTTAAAGATGTTTATATTATCGATTTAATGGAGGGCCGTTTCCCTAACCACAAGCTCATGAATACCGGTGGGGGCATTGAAGAAGAGCGGCGGCTTTTTTATGTCGCTATCACAAGGGCTAAGGAAAATTTATGGCTTTCTTATGCAAAAAACGAATTGAGAGAAAACGCCAAACCTAAAGAGCATAAGCCCTCGGTGTTTTTGTATGAAGCGGGGCTTTTGAAACCCGATTTAAAATAA